In the Caballeronia sp. LZ062 genome, one interval contains:
- the rlmB gene encoding 23S rRNA (guanosine(2251)-2'-O)-methyltransferase RlmB encodes MSRLKVLYGFHAVTARLRADASSIEEVLYDPMRKDRRMQDFLRAAKDAGVRLIAAEEARLWGLAGNIQHQGVVARAHNLPLAQNLAELLDGISGTPLLLVLDGVTDPHNLGACLRVADAAGAHAVIAPRDRSAGLNATAAKVASGAAESVPYITVTNLARALRELKDAGVWVIGTAGEATASVYQTKLDGPVAIVVGAEGEGMRRLTRETCDEIMHIPMAGSVESLNVSVASGVCLFEAVRQRIVKK; translated from the coding sequence ATGTCACGTCTCAAGGTTCTTTATGGTTTCCACGCGGTCACGGCGCGCTTGCGGGCGGATGCGTCGTCGATCGAGGAAGTGTTGTACGACCCCATGCGGAAGGACCGGCGCATGCAGGACTTCCTGCGTGCCGCGAAGGACGCGGGCGTGCGCCTGATCGCCGCCGAGGAAGCGCGTCTGTGGGGCCTCGCGGGCAACATCCAGCATCAGGGCGTGGTCGCCCGCGCGCATAACTTGCCGCTCGCGCAGAATCTCGCGGAATTGCTCGACGGCATCTCGGGTACGCCTCTGTTGCTCGTGCTCGATGGCGTCACCGATCCGCATAATCTCGGCGCGTGCCTGCGCGTCGCGGATGCGGCGGGCGCCCATGCGGTGATCGCGCCGCGCGACCGTTCCGCCGGCCTCAACGCGACCGCCGCGAAGGTGGCGAGCGGCGCGGCCGAAAGCGTGCCGTACATCACGGTGACGAATCTGGCGCGCGCACTGCGCGAACTGAAGGACGCGGGCGTCTGGGTGATCGGCACGGCGGGCGAAGCCACGGCGAGCGTCTACCAGACGAAGCTCGACGGCCCGGTCGCCATCGTCGTCGGCGCGGAAGGCGAGGGCATGCGCCGCCTCACGCGCGAAACATGCGACGAGATCATGCATATTCCGATGGCGGGCTCGGTAGAGAGCCTGAACGTGTCGGTGGCGAGCGGCGTGTGTCTGTTCGAGGCGGTAAGGCAGAGGATCGTGAAGAAGTAA
- a CDS encoding N-acetylmuramoyl-L-alanine amidase, with amino-acid sequence MLNRGTYIADTQYHAKNADSRVRFLVMHYTEIDEARSLAVLTGDQVSVHYVVPDAPRIENGEPVVYQLVPEDKRAWHAGQSYWQGATELNASSIGIENVNLGPVDTPSGRTWQPYPPAQVDALVKLSRDIVERYGIPPTRVVGHSDIAPQRKIDPGPLFPWHTLYEAGIGAWPDDATVAAHLAGRDPKAPCDVRALQEKLKRYGYDVATDGILDDKTRRVFAAFQMHFRPSDYAGDADAQTDAIAQALLDKYFP; translated from the coding sequence ATGCTCAACCGCGGCACTTACATCGCCGACACGCAATACCACGCGAAAAACGCCGATTCGCGCGTGCGATTCCTTGTCATGCACTATACGGAGATCGACGAAGCGCGCTCGCTCGCGGTGCTCACGGGCGATCAGGTGAGCGTCCACTACGTCGTGCCGGACGCGCCACGCATCGAAAACGGCGAGCCGGTCGTCTACCAACTCGTGCCCGAAGACAAGCGCGCGTGGCACGCCGGCCAGAGCTACTGGCAAGGCGCGACGGAACTGAACGCGTCGTCCATCGGCATCGAGAACGTGAATCTCGGACCTGTCGATACGCCGTCCGGCCGCACCTGGCAGCCTTATCCGCCCGCACAGGTCGACGCGCTCGTCAAGCTCTCGCGCGACATCGTCGAGCGTTACGGCATTCCGCCGACGCGCGTGGTCGGCCATAGCGACATCGCTCCGCAGCGCAAGATCGATCCCGGTCCGCTATTTCCGTGGCATACGCTCTACGAGGCGGGAATCGGCGCGTGGCCCGACGATGCCACTGTCGCCGCGCATCTCGCGGGCCGCGATCCGAAGGCGCCGTGCGACGTGCGCGCGTTGCAGGAGAAGCTGAAGCGTTACGGCTACGACGTTGCCACCGACGGCATCCTCGACGACAAGACGCGCCGCGTCTTCGCCGCCTTCCAGATGCACTTCCGGCCATCGGACTACGCGGGCGACGCCGATGCGCAAACCGACGCCATCGCGCAGGCCTTGCTCGACAAATACTTCCCCTGA
- a CDS encoding SirB2 family protein, producing MGDYFLPLRALHMTCAGLSIAGFALRWIWMLMDSRLLAARATKIVPHIVDTLLLASAIALVAIVGFGPNAAWLGAKIAGLVVYIVLGTFALKRGRTKGARAVSGVLAILVFAFIASVARTHDPLGFLHGAH from the coding sequence ATGGGCGATTACTTTCTGCCGCTGCGCGCACTGCACATGACGTGCGCGGGCTTGAGCATCGCGGGCTTCGCGCTGCGCTGGATCTGGATGCTGATGGACTCGCGCCTTCTCGCAGCGCGCGCGACGAAGATCGTGCCGCATATCGTCGATACGCTGCTGCTTGCGAGCGCCATCGCGCTTGTCGCCATCGTCGGCTTCGGGCCGAACGCCGCGTGGCTCGGTGCGAAGATCGCGGGGCTCGTCGTCTATATCGTGCTTGGCACGTTCGCGCTCAAGCGCGGCCGCACGAAGGGCGCGCGGGCCGTTTCCGGCGTCCTGGCGATTCTCGTGTTTGCGTTCATCGCGTCGGTCGCGCGTACTCACGATCCGCTGGGCTTTCTGCACGGCGCTCACTGA
- the rpiA gene encoding ribose-5-phosphate isomerase RpiA has product MTQDELKQLVGQAAADYVNAHVPEGAIIGIGTGSTANCFIDALAVSKARYRGAVSSSLATTARLESHGFKVFDLNDVDTLPVYVDGADEIDASGAMIKGGGGALTREKIVASVADVFVCIADASKRVDVMGSFPLPVEVVPMARTAIGRKLAALGGVPIVRVTKDGMPFITDNGNEIIDVKGLAITDPRALEAQINAWPGVVTVGLFAARGANVCLLGTENGVERIDY; this is encoded by the coding sequence ATGACTCAGGACGAACTCAAGCAACTGGTCGGCCAGGCCGCCGCCGACTACGTGAACGCGCACGTGCCGGAAGGCGCGATCATCGGCATCGGCACCGGATCGACGGCCAATTGCTTCATCGACGCGCTGGCCGTCTCGAAGGCGCGTTATCGCGGCGCGGTATCGAGTTCGCTGGCGACCACCGCGCGGCTCGAATCGCACGGCTTCAAGGTGTTCGACCTGAACGACGTCGACACGCTGCCCGTGTATGTCGACGGCGCCGACGAAATCGACGCGAGCGGCGCGATGATCAAGGGCGGCGGCGGGGCGCTCACGCGCGAGAAAATCGTGGCTTCGGTTGCGGACGTGTTCGTGTGCATCGCGGATGCGAGCAAGCGCGTCGACGTGATGGGCAGCTTTCCACTGCCAGTCGAAGTAGTGCCGATGGCGCGCACTGCCATCGGTCGCAAGCTCGCGGCGCTCGGCGGCGTGCCGATCGTGCGCGTGACGAAGGACGGCATGCCGTTCATCACGGACAACGGCAACGAGATCATCGACGTGAAGGGCCTTGCCATTACGGACCCGCGCGCGCTCGAAGCGCAGATCAATGCGTGGCCGGGCGTCGTGACGGTCGGGCTTTTCGCGGCGCGCGGCGCCAACGTGTGCCTGCTCGGCACGGAAAACGGCGTCGAGCGCATCGACTACTGA
- a CDS encoding undecaprenyl-phosphate glucose phosphotransferase, with the protein MFGWTARCLDVFFVIAGGVIAHSMRFSSLEFSDIEKLLIAFNSVLALLLFPTFGVYEAWRGKPLPMMLARVTLAWMTVAAAALLLAFTLHRMDAVSRLWFAYSTLISGALIVLAKCVVYASLRIMRGRGFNQRTVAIVGAQGFARTLLAHLSSTPEQGFTPVCLLDTTGDEELHASGLGSRPGASMRLPVLNDFDELVEKVRAEEINEVWLALPLSQEHTIYRFVHALRHDFVNLRLIPDTRSISLFNHSMTDVAGLATINLTTSPVGSLQMWPKLLFDRCFAAAALLALSPVMISIAIAIKATSEGPVFFTQNRKGADGRPFKIYKFRSMAVHRETKGHVTQATRNDPRVTKIGAFLRRTSLDELPQFINVLFGDMSVVGPRPHAIEHDDLYKDLVYGYMFRYRIKPGITGWAQVNGYRGATEKVEKMQSRVKFDLFYIHNWSFWFDIKIVAMTLFKGFIGRNAY; encoded by the coding sequence ATGTTCGGCTGGACGGCGCGCTGTCTGGATGTCTTTTTCGTCATCGCGGGCGGGGTGATCGCGCATTCCATGCGCTTTTCCTCGCTCGAATTCAGCGATATCGAGAAGCTCCTGATTGCTTTCAATAGCGTGCTGGCGTTGCTGTTGTTCCCGACCTTCGGCGTGTACGAAGCTTGGCGGGGCAAGCCGCTTCCGATGATGCTGGCGCGCGTCACGCTCGCCTGGATGACGGTGGCGGCCGCGGCGCTTCTGCTCGCGTTCACGCTGCATCGCATGGATGCGGTGTCGCGCCTGTGGTTCGCGTATTCGACGCTCATCTCGGGCGCGCTCATCGTGCTCGCGAAATGCGTGGTGTATGCGAGCCTGAGAATCATGCGCGGCCGCGGCTTCAACCAGCGCACGGTGGCCATCGTCGGCGCGCAGGGCTTCGCGCGCACGCTGCTCGCGCATCTGTCGAGCACGCCCGAGCAAGGCTTCACGCCCGTGTGCCTGCTCGACACGACGGGCGACGAAGAACTGCACGCGAGCGGCCTCGGCAGCCGGCCCGGCGCGTCCATGCGTCTGCCGGTGCTGAACGATTTCGACGAACTCGTCGAGAAAGTGCGCGCCGAGGAAATCAACGAAGTGTGGCTCGCGCTGCCGCTTTCGCAGGAACACACGATCTACCGCTTCGTTCATGCGCTGCGGCACGACTTCGTGAATCTGCGCCTGATTCCCGATACGCGCAGCATCTCGCTCTTCAATCATTCGATGACCGATGTCGCGGGACTCGCGACCATCAACCTGACGACTTCGCCGGTCGGCAGCTTGCAGATGTGGCCGAAGCTGCTGTTCGACCGCTGCTTCGCCGCTGCCGCGCTGCTGGCGCTGTCGCCGGTCATGATTTCCATTGCGATCGCGATCAAGGCGACATCGGAAGGCCCGGTGTTCTTCACGCAGAACCGCAAGGGCGCGGACGGACGGCCGTTCAAGATCTACAAGTTCCGCTCGATGGCCGTGCATCGCGAGACCAAGGGACACGTGACCCAGGCGACGCGCAACGACCCGCGCGTGACGAAGATCGGCGCGTTCCTGCGCCGCACGAGCCTCGACGAGTTGCCGCAGTTCATCAACGTGCTGTTCGGCGACATGTCGGTGGTCGGCCCGCGTCCGCATGCGATCGAACACGACGATCTGTACAAGGATCTGGTCTACGGCTACATGTTCCGTTACCGCATCAAGCCGGGCATTACCGGCTGGGCGCAGGTGAACGGTTATCGCGGCGCGACCGAGAAGGTCGAAAAGATGCAGAGCCGCGTGAAATTCGACCTGTTCTACATTCACAACTGGTCGTTCTGGTTCGACATCAAGATCGTCGCGATGACGCTGTTCAAGGGCTTCATCGGACGTAACGCGTACTGA
- a CDS encoding Crp/Fnr family transcriptional regulator, producing MLTLQSDLHGNHLLGALPAHEWQALTPHLELVQLRTEQLLCDSGQRIHHVYFPTTAIISLLHTMEDGGSVEIAAVGREGMTGVPVLTGGETMPTRVQVQCPGFAYRMSAQALREQFGRSDFLRRLMLLYMQALLTQVAQTAACNRHHSLNKQLCRWLLIEIDRTASNELQVTQQLIADMLGVRREGVTEAAGKLHDAGLIHHSRGCIKVVDREGLEARACECYGLVKREFDRLLPRLRAQETASASSV from the coding sequence ATGCTGACCCTTCAGTCCGACCTGCACGGCAATCACCTCCTCGGCGCCCTTCCCGCGCACGAATGGCAAGCTCTGACTCCGCATCTCGAACTGGTTCAACTCCGCACCGAGCAGCTGCTGTGCGATTCGGGCCAACGTATTCATCACGTGTACTTCCCGACGACCGCCATCATCTCGCTGCTTCATACGATGGAAGACGGCGGCTCGGTCGAAATCGCCGCAGTCGGCCGCGAAGGCATGACGGGCGTGCCGGTCCTGACGGGCGGCGAAACCATGCCCACGCGCGTCCAGGTGCAGTGCCCGGGCTTCGCGTATCGCATGAGCGCCCAGGCGCTGCGTGAGCAGTTCGGCCGCTCCGACTTCCTGCGCCGGCTGATGCTCCTCTACATGCAAGCCCTGCTCACGCAGGTCGCTCAAACGGCGGCGTGTAATCGTCATCACTCGCTCAACAAGCAACTTTGCCGCTGGCTTCTGATCGAAATCGACCGTACCGCGTCGAACGAACTGCAAGTCACGCAGCAGCTGATCGCCGACATGCTCGGCGTGCGCCGCGAAGGCGTCACCGAAGCGGCCGGCAAGCTGCACGATGCGGGCCTCATCCACCATAGCCGCGGCTGCATCAAGGTGGTGGATCGCGAAGGGCTGGAAGCGCGCGCATGCGAATGCTACGGCCTCGTCAAACGTGAGTTCGACCGCCTGCTGCCGCGTCTGCGCGCGCAGGAGACGGCTTCGGCCTCCAGTGTCTGA
- a CDS encoding DUF1839 family protein has translation MRAKRHRAHALHRGERIWRDGTGPVDLWIELLHGNGLEPHAMLAFTVTQDFEEDQFTLGRPPCEDIEKLYGMQVQELAVFASLEERALVQTRRANTVLVEVDAFFLPDMREHAYRREHVKTTIAIDVIDPNARRLGYFHHSGYHLLHGDDYDGVLRTNAAHDADSSGAAGTTQGQALFPHAEFVKHVRDALSGTSLAEVSADLLCAHLLRRPMHNPISRWRSAFPAHVETMLERGEAYAHVYARNVMRQLGANFELLAHYLEWMREQGFDIPLSAHVAARTIASEAMSLQCRLARALTHAEHDLCDASFDAMEAAYERVVPTLAAIVC, from the coding sequence ATGCGCGCGAAGCGTCATCGTGCGCACGCGCTGCATCGGGGCGAGCGCATCTGGCGCGACGGCACGGGCCCTGTCGACTTGTGGATCGAGCTTCTGCATGGCAACGGACTCGAACCGCATGCGATGCTTGCCTTCACGGTCACGCAAGACTTCGAAGAAGATCAGTTCACGCTCGGCCGGCCGCCGTGCGAAGACATCGAAAAGCTGTACGGCATGCAAGTGCAGGAACTCGCCGTGTTCGCCTCGCTCGAGGAACGCGCGCTCGTGCAGACGCGCCGCGCGAATACGGTCCTGGTCGAAGTCGATGCCTTCTTCCTGCCGGACATGCGCGAACATGCTTACCGGCGCGAACATGTGAAGACGACTATCGCCATCGATGTGATCGATCCCAACGCAAGACGGCTCGGCTACTTTCATCACAGCGGCTATCACCTTCTTCATGGCGACGATTACGACGGCGTGCTGCGAACCAATGCTGCGCACGATGCGGATTCATCCGGTGCAGCGGGCACAACGCAAGGGCAAGCATTGTTCCCGCACGCAGAATTTGTGAAGCACGTGCGCGACGCACTGTCGGGGACATCGCTCGCGGAAGTATCGGCGGACCTGTTGTGCGCGCATCTGCTGCGCCGTCCGATGCATAACCCGATATCGCGCTGGCGCAGCGCGTTTCCCGCGCATGTCGAGACGATGCTCGAACGCGGCGAAGCGTATGCGCACGTTTATGCCCGCAATGTGATGCGTCAGCTCGGCGCCAACTTCGAGTTGCTTGCGCATTACCTCGAATGGATGCGCGAGCAAGGCTTCGACATTCCGCTCAGCGCGCACGTCGCTGCGCGGACGATTGCAAGCGAGGCGATGAGCCTGCAATGCCGGCTTGCACGCGCGCTGACCCATGCTGAGCACGATCTCTGCGACGCCTCGTTCGACGCCATGGAAGCCGCTTATGAACGCGTGGTGCCCACGCTTGCGGCTATCGTCTGCTGA
- a CDS encoding GNAT family N-acetyltransferase, which yields MNWKTLDFEQLTARELYLILRARSAVFVVEQSHVHLDADGRDETGVHVFATDDMTRPMPVLAYARIHEGDLEDPEVVVDKILTSPLRRGDGTAHALIERVLAVCAERWPGRAVRLTAPVSLRGFYEAFGFRKTEGPFLEHGMPYIGLTRKGRSTRETSASKLSQAGANAFANTYELL from the coding sequence ATGAATTGGAAGACCCTGGATTTCGAACAGCTCACTGCGCGCGAGCTTTATCTGATTCTGCGTGCGCGCAGTGCGGTGTTCGTCGTCGAGCAATCGCATGTGCATCTAGATGCGGACGGCCGCGATGAAACCGGCGTGCACGTCTTCGCGACCGATGACATGACGCGCCCGATGCCGGTGCTCGCTTACGCGCGCATTCACGAAGGCGATCTCGAAGATCCCGAAGTGGTCGTGGACAAGATCCTCACGAGCCCGCTGCGTCGCGGCGATGGCACGGCGCACGCGCTCATCGAACGCGTGCTGGCCGTTTGCGCCGAACGCTGGCCCGGTCGCGCAGTGCGGCTTACCGCGCCCGTCAGTCTGCGCGGGTTCTATGAAGCGTTCGGCTTTCGCAAGACGGAAGGTCCGTTCCTCGAACATGGCATGCCCTACATCGGTCTGACAAGAAAGGGCCGTTCGACGCGCGAAACAAGCGCAAGCAAGCTGAGCCAGGCGGGCGCCAATGCGTTCGCCAATACCTACGAATTGCTTTGA
- a CDS encoding glycosyltransferase family 4 protein translates to MRIVHLANHAQIIGNGTVNMMVDLACMQARMGHDVVVASSGGGFEPLLRRHGITHIPLQQSRQPWRVPSMIAGFNRLVDRFDPDIVHAHMMTGALISRFGSMRRRFALVTTVHHELQKSASLVRAGDRMVAVSEAVARTLEERGIGRERVSVVLNGAVNAPRLTCRPAARPVTMSRPNVVCVAGMYRRKGIADLLKAFAIVREQTAHQREFIAEPHLYLIGDGPERESMEALAAELGLSSAVHFTGFVADPRPYLANADVFALLSHQDPCPLVIGEAREAGCAILATRVGGIPELLDGGAAGVLVAPGDPAQAAVKLRWLLLDSQARGQYASRAREDVQRLSVERAGSEYVAIYQQTLAERESLQRREQRMHARRPRASDGAM, encoded by the coding sequence ATGCGAATAGTCCATCTCGCCAACCACGCGCAGATCATCGGTAACGGCACCGTCAACATGATGGTCGATCTCGCCTGCATGCAGGCGCGCATGGGACACGACGTGGTGGTCGCTTCGTCGGGCGGCGGCTTCGAGCCTCTGTTGCGGCGCCACGGCATCACGCATATTCCGTTGCAGCAATCGAGACAGCCGTGGCGTGTCCCTTCGATGATCGCGGGCTTCAATCGTCTCGTCGATCGTTTCGATCCCGACATCGTTCACGCGCACATGATGACGGGCGCGCTGATCTCGCGATTCGGAAGCATGCGGCGGCGCTTCGCGCTCGTGACGACCGTGCATCACGAATTGCAGAAGAGCGCGTCGCTCGTGCGCGCGGGCGATCGCATGGTCGCCGTGAGCGAAGCCGTCGCGCGCACGCTGGAGGAGCGCGGCATCGGGCGAGAGCGGGTGTCGGTCGTGCTCAATGGCGCGGTCAACGCGCCGCGGCTCACGTGCCGTCCCGCTGCGCGGCCGGTAACGATGAGCCGGCCGAATGTCGTATGCGTCGCGGGGATGTATCGGAGGAAAGGCATCGCCGATCTTCTGAAGGCGTTCGCGATCGTGCGCGAGCAAACGGCCCATCAGCGCGAGTTCATTGCGGAGCCGCATCTGTATCTCATCGGCGATGGCCCCGAGCGTGAGTCGATGGAGGCGCTCGCCGCCGAACTGGGACTCTCGTCCGCGGTTCATTTCACGGGATTCGTGGCGGACCCGCGCCCGTATCTCGCGAACGCCGACGTTTTCGCGCTGCTCTCGCATCAGGACCCGTGTCCGCTCGTCATCGGCGAGGCGCGCGAGGCCGGTTGCGCGATTCTCGCGACGCGCGTGGGCGGCATTCCCGAACTGCTGGATGGCGGCGCGGCGGGCGTGCTGGTCGCACCGGGCGATCCTGCGCAGGCCGCTGTGAAGCTGCGCTGGCTTCTGCTTGATTCGCAAGCGCGCGGGCAATATGCGTCGCGCGCGCGTGAAGACGTGCAGCGGCTTTCTGTCGAAAGAGCGGGCAGCGAATACGTCGCGATCTATCAGCAGACGCTCGCCGAAAGAGAGTCGCTGCAACGCCGCGAACAGCGCATGCATGCGCGACGTCCGCGCGCATCCGATGGCGCCATGTAA
- a CDS encoding FCD domain-containing protein, with protein sequence MDENKERSLVAKVMDGLVSGIVEQKYGAILPPQDILSKEFDVSRTVMREALSMLLARHMLDVRPKTGTRIRPMSDWRLIDEDVVSWRFRAKPDQTFLRDVIEFRMLIEPRAAALAAARATPDEIAGIRDAFDTLSRLQVGEPEYQAADEVLHTRIVAASGNQFFRQMTAIVRGALVTVNPIVDGIESVREATLAAQKSVVEAIESKDPAAAERATRELVDLAAEEVGRAFSLERMSQPSQPVSPPDVNASAGA encoded by the coding sequence ATGGATGAGAACAAAGAGCGATCGCTGGTGGCAAAGGTCATGGACGGGCTCGTCTCGGGGATCGTCGAGCAGAAATACGGCGCGATACTGCCGCCGCAAGACATCCTTTCGAAAGAGTTCGACGTGAGCCGCACCGTCATGCGCGAGGCGCTCTCGATGCTGCTCGCCCGTCACATGCTGGACGTGCGGCCGAAAACCGGCACGCGCATCCGGCCGATGAGCGACTGGCGTCTTATCGACGAAGATGTCGTGTCGTGGCGTTTTCGCGCGAAACCGGATCAGACGTTCCTGCGCGATGTAATCGAATTCCGCATGTTGATCGAGCCGCGCGCCGCCGCGCTCGCGGCCGCCCGCGCGACGCCCGATGAAATCGCCGGCATCCGCGATGCGTTCGACACGCTCTCGCGCCTGCAAGTGGGCGAGCCGGAGTATCAGGCAGCGGATGAAGTGCTGCATACGCGCATCGTGGCCGCGAGCGGCAACCAGTTCTTCCGGCAGATGACGGCCATCGTGCGCGGCGCGCTCGTGACGGTGAATCCGATCGTCGACGGTATCGAGTCCGTGCGCGAGGCGACGCTCGCGGCGCAGAAGAGCGTCGTCGAGGCGATCGAGTCGAAAGACCCGGCGGCCGCCGAACGCGCGACGCGGGAACTCGTCGATCTCGCAGCCGAGGAAGTGGGCCGCGCGTTCTCGCTCGAACGCATGAGTCAGCCCAGCCAGCCGGTCTCTCCGCCGGACGTGAACGCGTCGGCCGGGGCCTGA
- a CDS encoding Gfo/Idh/MocA family oxidoreductase, which produces MNRIRWGIVGAGRIARRFAESLQHVEGATLAGVTSRRAESARALAEPFGAAAFDDFDDLLANIDALYIATMQDSHPHYALRAFAAGKPVLCEKPAAVNARTLQQMIDAARGAKLLFMEAMKPPFYPLYRRLREHLQADPIGEIGLVRAGCSMANVPADHPSFSLDAGGGALLDIGIYEAFLAVDWLGEALDVQTIGRVGATGVDVFASLNVRHERGIAQLFCGLDLQGRGDALIGGTQGTVTIHENWWNPARATIAYTDGRKVELDEPFSGGGLNYETAHFCELLRAGATESPVMPHVMSMRMMAIMDAARRDLGVRFPFEED; this is translated from the coding sequence ATGAACCGAATTCGCTGGGGCATCGTCGGCGCGGGCCGCATCGCGCGGCGCTTCGCCGAGAGCCTGCAACACGTCGAGGGCGCGACGCTCGCGGGCGTCACTTCGCGGCGCGCGGAGTCTGCGCGCGCGCTTGCCGAGCCGTTCGGCGCTGCCGCGTTCGACGATTTCGACGATCTGCTCGCAAACATCGACGCGCTCTACATCGCAACGATGCAGGACAGCCACCCGCACTATGCGTTGCGCGCGTTCGCTGCGGGCAAGCCGGTGCTGTGCGAGAAGCCCGCCGCCGTGAACGCGCGGACCTTGCAGCAGATGATCGACGCCGCCCGCGGAGCGAAGCTGCTTTTCATGGAGGCGATGAAGCCGCCGTTCTACCCGCTCTACCGGCGCCTGCGCGAGCACTTGCAGGCCGATCCGATCGGCGAGATCGGGCTCGTGCGCGCGGGCTGCTCGATGGCGAACGTGCCGGCGGACCATCCGTCGTTCTCGCTGGACGCCGGCGGCGGCGCGCTGCTCGATATCGGTATCTACGAGGCGTTTCTCGCCGTCGACTGGCTCGGCGAGGCGCTCGACGTGCAGACCATCGGGCGCGTCGGCGCGACGGGCGTGGACGTCTTCGCGAGCCTCAACGTGCGGCATGAGCGCGGCATCGCGCAACTCTTCTGCGGACTAGATCTGCAAGGACGCGGCGACGCGCTCATCGGCGGCACACAAGGCACGGTGACGATCCACGAGAACTGGTGGAACCCGGCTCGCGCGACCATCGCCTATACGGACGGCCGCAAGGTGGAACTCGACGAGCCCTTTTCGGGCGGCGGCCTCAATTACGAGACCGCGCACTTCTGCGAGCTATTGCGCGCGGGCGCGACCGAAAGCCCGGTCATGCCGCACGTGATGTCCATGCGCATGATGGCGATCATGGACGCGGCGCGGCGCGATCTCGGGGTTCGCTTTCCGTTCGAGGAAGACTGA
- a CDS encoding amino acid ABC transporter permease gives MSTTSLLVQSAPVLAQGALLTIKFALYSMFFGLIAAIALALMGISRSRALVAIGRCYVSVMRGTPLLVQIFVIYYGLPSLGISLEPTPAGVIALSANVAAYLSESMRGAILGIHSGQWLAAYSLGLSRTQTLRYVIGPQALRIAVPSLSNSLISLIKDTSLVSVITVTELLRSAQEVIASTYQPLPLYLAAAFVYWVLCSVLEIVQRLFERRLALPGRH, from the coding sequence ATGTCCACCACTTCCCTGCTCGTTCAATCGGCCCCGGTGCTCGCGCAAGGCGCGCTCTTGACGATCAAGTTCGCGCTCTACTCGATGTTCTTCGGCCTGATCGCCGCCATCGCGCTGGCGTTGATGGGCATCAGCCGCAGTCGGGCGCTCGTCGCCATCGGCCGCTGCTATGTCAGCGTGATGCGCGGCACGCCGCTCCTCGTGCAGATCTTCGTGATCTATTACGGCTTGCCGAGCCTCGGCATCTCGCTGGAACCGACGCCTGCCGGCGTGATCGCGCTGTCGGCGAACGTGGCGGCGTATCTGTCGGAAAGCATGCGCGGGGCGATTCTGGGCATTCACAGCGGCCAGTGGCTCGCGGCGTACAGTCTCGGCCTGTCGCGCACCCAGACGCTGCGCTACGTGATCGGGCCGCAGGCGCTGCGCATCGCGGTGCCGAGTCTCTCGAACAGCCTCATCAGTCTCATCAAGGACACGTCGCTGGTGTCGGTCATCACCGTAACCGAGCTTTTGCGAAGCGCGCAGGAAGTGATCGCGTCGACGTATCAGCCGCTGCCGCTCTATCTCGCGGCAGCGTTCGTCTACTGGGTGCTGTGCAGCGTGCTGGAAATCGTGCAGCGCTTGTTCGAACGGCGGCTCGCGCTGCCCGGGCGGCATTAA